Proteins from a genomic interval of Meiothermus sp.:
- a CDS encoding MIP/aquaporin family protein: MNLRALVAEFLGVFALCFVGIGAIAATQGGDLMAIALAHGLAIGLSVVALGAISGGHFNPAVTFAMLITGRITPVGAVGYWVAQLLGGLVAAFFIGALYGGTAVADGTPAPGANHTAIQALMMEVFLTFFLVSVIFGSAIFNNFSFAGLAIGLAITMDILAGGAVSGAAMNPARALGPAIIGGEWAAHWVYWVGPLVGAGLAALLYDFLYSKKAES; the protein is encoded by the coding sequence ATGAACCTACGTGCCCTTGTTGCAGAGTTTTTGGGGGTGTTTGCCCTGTGTTTTGTGGGGATTGGGGCCATTGCGGCCACCCAGGGCGGTGATCTGATGGCCATCGCCCTAGCCCACGGCCTGGCCATTGGTCTTTCGGTGGTGGCCTTGGGGGCTATCTCGGGCGGGCACTTTAACCCTGCCGTTACCTTCGCCATGCTCATAACCGGTCGTATTACCCCGGTGGGCGCAGTGGGTTACTGGGTGGCGCAGTTGCTGGGGGGGCTGGTCGCGGCCTTCTTTATCGGCGCTTTGTATGGCGGTACGGCGGTGGCCGACGGAACCCCGGCCCCCGGCGCGAACCACACTGCCATCCAGGCCCTCATGATGGAGGTTTTCCTGACCTTTTTCCTGGTCTCGGTCATCTTCGGCTCGGCGATCTTCAACAACTTTAGCTTTGCCGGGCTGGCGATTGGTCTGGCAATCACCATGGACATCCTGGCCGGTGGGGCCGTCTCCGGGGCGGCCATGAACCCCGCGCGGGCGCTGGGCCCGGCCATTATTGGCGGTGAATGGGCCGCGCACTGGGTCTACTGGGTGGGCCCGCTGGTAGGGGCCGGGTTGGCGGCTTTGCTCTACGACTTCTTGTACAGCAAGAAAGCAGAAAGCTAG
- a CDS encoding HD domain-containing protein, which translates to MWLRLKRLYKAFVPAQAQPDDAWALAELSIEEAHLYKAMDVRDREHAVRVAKRLLERYPDAPSYAVRAALLHDCGKALRPYRPLERILTGLISLDVPIEPLHKGWRGAWQIRQHHPEYGAMRILEPQVAQIVREHHQPVSLWAKRLHEVDEEF; encoded by the coding sequence GTGTGGTTGCGACTCAAGCGTTTATATAAGGCCTTTGTCCCAGCCCAAGCCCAGCCAGATGACGCCTGGGCACTGGCCGAACTCAGCATCGAGGAGGCCCACCTGTACAAAGCCATGGACGTACGCGACCGCGAGCACGCCGTGCGGGTAGCCAAAAGGCTGCTGGAGCGCTACCCGGACGCCCCCAGCTATGCCGTGCGGGCCGCCCTGCTGCACGACTGCGGCAAAGCCCTGCGCCCCTACCGTCCCCTGGAGCGCATCCTGACCGGGCTTATAAGCCTGGATGTACCAATTGAGCCGCTACACAAGGGATGGCGAGGAGCCTGGCAGATTCGCCAGCACCACCCCGAGTATGGCGCCATGCGCATCCTCGAGCCCCAGGTAGCCCAGATTGTGCGGGAGCACCACCAGCCGGTAAGCCTGTGGGCTAAGCGGTTACACGAAGTAGACGAAGAGTTCTAG
- the pruA gene encoding L-glutamate gamma-semialdehyde dehydrogenase, with protein sequence MTTEPYRPEPIETFQSPEAFEAMRKALAEVRAQFGRHYPLVIGGERVHTPATITSTNPSNPSEVVGVSAKAGIAEADAALDAAWRAFKTWRDWPQEHRSRVLLKAAQIMKRRQRELEAWLVYEIGKNWVEAAADVAESIDFIRYYAISALKYKDGAPVVPYPGEDNEAFYIPLGVGVVIAPWNFPLAILAGMTVAPIAVGNCVVSKPAEDTVVIAAKLFEILEEAGLPPGVANFLPGSGSEIGAYLVQHPRTRFVNFTGSLEVGLKINESAARLSPGQVWLKRVFLELGGKDGLIVDETADIAAAAQATVQSAFGFQGQKCSAASRLIVVDGIYDQLMERVLDRAENLIVGPAEENPDMGPVASAQQEKTVLSYIEIGQQEARLALGGRRLEGGGYFISPTIFENVSPDARIAQEEIFGPVLSVIRVPDFDAALEVANGTRFGLTGGVFSRKRERLERARREFHVGNLYFNRKITGALVGVQPFGGFNLSGTDTKAGGPDYLLNFLQMKSVTERF encoded by the coding sequence ATCACCTCCACCAACCCCTCCAACCCCAGCGAGGTGGTGGGGGTGAGCGCCAAGGCCGGCATCGCCGAGGCCGATGCCGCCCTGGACGCGGCCTGGCGGGCCTTTAAAACCTGGCGCGACTGGCCCCAGGAGCACCGCAGCCGGGTTTTGCTGAAGGCAGCCCAGATTATGAAGCGCCGCCAGCGGGAGCTCGAGGCCTGGCTGGTCTACGAGATTGGCAAGAACTGGGTGGAGGCCGCCGCCGACGTGGCCGAGTCCATAGACTTTATTCGCTACTACGCTATCTCGGCCCTCAAGTACAAGGATGGAGCCCCGGTGGTGCCCTATCCGGGCGAGGACAACGAGGCCTTCTACATCCCGCTGGGGGTGGGGGTGGTAATTGCCCCCTGGAACTTCCCCCTGGCCATCCTAGCTGGCATGACGGTGGCCCCCATTGCGGTGGGCAACTGCGTGGTCTCCAAGCCCGCTGAAGACACGGTAGTGATTGCGGCCAAGCTCTTTGAGATTTTGGAAGAAGCCGGTCTTCCACCAGGGGTTGCCAATTTTTTGCCGGGGTCGGGCAGCGAAATTGGAGCCTATCTGGTACAGCACCCTCGCACTCGTTTCGTCAACTTTACGGGTTCGCTCGAGGTGGGCCTAAAGATCAACGAGAGCGCGGCCCGGCTTTCGCCGGGGCAGGTCTGGCTCAAACGGGTTTTCCTGGAATTGGGCGGCAAAGACGGCCTGATTGTGGACGAAACCGCGGATATTGCTGCTGCTGCGCAAGCCACTGTGCAGAGCGCCTTTGGCTTCCAGGGCCAGAAGTGCTCGGCGGCCTCGAGGCTCATCGTAGTAGATGGAATCTACGACCAGCTCATGGAGCGAGTGCTGGATCGTGCCGAAAACCTGATTGTAGGCCCGGCCGAGGAGAACCCCGATATGGGGCCGGTGGCCAGCGCCCAGCAGGAGAAAACCGTGCTCTCTTACATCGAGATTGGGCAGCAGGAGGCCAGGCTTGCGCTGGGGGGACGGCGGCTCGAGGGGGGCGGCTACTTTATCTCACCCACCATCTTCGAAAACGTATCCCCCGACGCCCGCATCGCCCAGGAGGAGATTTTTGGCCCGGTGCTCTCGGTGATCCGCGTCCCCGACTTCGACGCCGCCCTGGAGGTAGCCAACGGCACGCGCTTCGGTCTGACCGGCGGGGTCTTCTCGCGCAAGCGCGAGCGCCTCGAGCGGGCCCGGCGCGAGTTCCACGTGGGTAACCTCTACTTCAACCGCAAAATTACCGGGGCCCTGGTGGGGGTGCAGCCCTTCGGCGGCTTCAACCTCTCGGGCACCGATACCAAGGCCGGGGGGCCCGACTACCTGCTCAACTTTTTGCAGATGAAAAGCGTCACCGAGCGGTTCTAG